The Colwellia sp. M166 genome segment TTGAATAAAAAAGTACATTTGATCATGGCTAGAGATCTGATCACTGCCACAGAAGATGTCACGATCAATGAAGCGGTATTACTATTTTATGATCACAATATATCTTGTCTGCCTATTATCGACGAACACAAGCGACCTATAGGCATTATTACTTGGCGTGATATTATTAAGGTGCTTGCGCTACAATATCGCCGAAAACACCAGCAGCTTTAACAACAAAGCTTTAAGAGCTACAAGACAACATTGAACACCCAGCTTTATCTTTCGCCCATATGGGGCGCTTTCCAGCAAAGTGTTCAAACTCAGGTTGCTCATCGTAGGGCTTAGATAACACTTGCTGTAATTGATGAAGTAAAGCGTAATCCTGTTGCTCAGCTAATTCGATTGCCTGTTGAGCTAAATAATTGCGTAATACATACTTAGGATTAGTCGCATTCATTTTCTGACTAATGGCTTGTCTGCTTTTATTGCTCAAGTCACGCAAAGCAATATAACGTTCCAGCCAACTTATGTGGACTCCCTCTTGTCAACAACAAAAAAATACTGAAACAAAGAAATTAATGCATACTTATGTACGAGCTCTCTAGTGAGAGGCTATCTCAGGCTCTTTGATATTTACGCGAACTGGTTGTCAAATCTATAAAGCGAGCGCTAGGCTCTTAGTTGGCTACTGACTAAACCAGTTGATTTTTATCTTCGTTAGTGCATTTTTGTTGTGTGAACTCTTTTTAGGCTGCGAGTAACTCAGCTTTGTATTCTGTACCTTGTGTCAGCATAGCGAACGCCGTTCTAACGGTTTTATTCGCCAGTGCGACTGCCGCACACTTTTTACCTCTGCGCTCAACTAAGCCCTGTATCCACGCATCTTTTTTTGTTTTAGCTTGTCGTTTCATGGCATGTTGAACTGCTGCGGTTGCCCCACAGATTAATTGACTTCTTAAGCGACTATTCTTAGTAAATTTACCTATAGAGCCAAGTTTTACAAAACCGCCGGATGAATGCTGGATTGGTGTTAACCCGATACAGGCAGATGCATCTTTACCTTTACTGAAGCAGCCGAGCTCTGTGCAGCCAAGAGCAATGTAAAGGTTAATTGCATTCATTGCTCCAACGCCTTCTAACCTCAATAGCTTCTTGCACTCTGGATGTGTATTAACAGATTTCTCCATACACTCATCATAATGCTTAACATCTTTGAACAGCCCATTTAAATGCTCTTTAGCTAAGAAAATGGCTCTTCGACATTCAGCCGATAATTCATTAGTTGCATCTTCTAAAACGCTTTCGATTGCTGAGATTATTCCACCTCTACGTTTCGATATCTTTATATTCAATTCAAAAAGTAAAGCGATGATTTGTTTTTGAGAGGCATCACGTTGTTTAACCGCTAACTCTCTTAGCCGTTTAATCGACTGCAATTGTTGCTGTTCTACGGTTTTTCCACCAATAAAAGTGACATCAGGCATAAAGGTCGCTTGGACAATCGCCAGGGCATCATTTTTGTCGGTTTTTTGATTTTGTCTAACGACAGAGACTAACTTAGCAGAGATTAAGCGTGCATCATGTCCTGCTTGAAGTGCCTTTTGTTTCCAATAATTCGACGTGCTACAGGCTTCAAATATTATCGTGACGGGTTTGTTGTTGATAAGCCAAGAGAGAAATTCTTCCGGTGTCATTTCGATATTCGATTGCACTTTTTTGTTTCTATAAATACAAACTTGAATAACTTTCTTTGCTAAATCAACGCCAACTCTAGTACGATACATATCAGGACTCTTTATAATATATTGGTGTGGTAACTTTTATATTACCTCACTCGTTAAGGGTGAGGGAGTCCAATTATCTAAATAAGCTTGCTTGATAAGCTGAGCTAATTTCATCTTGATTATAAAAGCAGGCAGACAAGTGATTAAGCCATAAAGACCTATCATTAGGTAAATCCGCTAAGCGTCGATAAAATATCGTCATATCCGTTTCAACAGCCATTAATACGTCTTCAAGAGCAATAAATAGCTTGAGTTCATCTTCATTAGCCTGTTCACTAGATAATTCGAGACCAAGTTTAGCTGCCATCATAAATTGCCATTGCTGTTGATAATTTTTAGCAAAGTTATTAAGTGCTTTTTGTAGTGGCTCTGCATCGTTAATTAACGGAAAGATTGCATTCGCAAGCTGGAATAAATTCCATTGTGCCATCTCTCCTTGCGCACCAAAGCGATAACGTTTACCTTGAGCATCTGTGGTATTAGGCGTCCAATTTAAATCGAAATTATCAATCCAGCCATAAGGTCCGTAATCAATAGTTTCGCCAATAATAGACATATTATCAGTGTTCATTACACCGTGGACAAAGCCAACTCGCATCCAGTCAACAACTAGGCTACAAGTTCTATCACACACTTCATTAAACCAGGCAAGATAAACTGCAGGGCTTGGCGCACCTAAATGTGGAAAGTCTCGTGTAATAACATAATCAACCAGTTGCGTTAACAAGCTGATATTTTGTCGTGATGCGGGTAATTGAAAACTACCAAACCGTATAAAAGATGACGATACTCGACACACCACCGCACCCGGCTCTGCCTTAGCGTGACCGTCATAAAACATATCTCTGACAACACTATCACCGGTAAGTGAGAGGCTCAATGCTCGGGTTGTTTCCACCCCTAAATGATACATAGCTTCAGAACAAAGAAATTCACGTATTGAAGAACGTAATACCGCTAGGCCGTCAGCTGTGCGTGAATAAGGCGTTGGACCGGCCCCTTTTAGCTGTAAAGTTTTATGACCGTAGTTTTCGGTCATCACTTCAGCAAGATTAATAGCCCTACCATCACCCAATTGGCCAGCCCAGTGACCAAATTGATGACCGCCATAACACATGGCAAATGGTTTCATATCAGGCAATAAACCATTACCAGAAAAAAGTTGTAAAAATTCAGCAGAATTTACCTGCTGCTCCGTCAGCCCTATTTGTTTTACCACATGTTTACTGATAGCAACTAACTGCGGATTTTTAGTGTTTTTAGGCTCAACAAAAGAATAGGCAGACTGTACTTGTCGTGGGTAATTACTCACAACTTCATCAGCAGCAAAGGTTCTAGTAAATTGGTTATCTAAAGTAAAGGTAATATCTGACAAAGGGCTAACACTCTTTAGTAAAGCATGAAGGTTAGTATGACCGAACAAGTATCGAATTCAACCGTATCACCAAGATAAAGTCATTTATTAGCTAGTATTAATAAGTATGCCATTTTATTTAGAATACTTTTAATTACTGTGTGATTGCTATCAACATAGCAATCTATTATCTCACTTTCAAACTCTGCTATAATTTGTTACTAAATAGTAAAATATAAGACTAATCTCTTATTTTATATCTATAATATTTTATGATTCTTCTCTACGGGAGGTTACATTTGCATTTTGGTATTATAAATTTGATATTCATTATTCATTATTCATTAAAGAAGTATACACAG includes the following:
- a CDS encoding IS110 family transposase codes for the protein MYRTRVGVDLAKKVIQVCIYRNKKVQSNIEMTPEEFLSWLINNKPVTIIFEACSTSNYWKQKALQAGHDARLISAKLVSVVRQNQKTDKNDALAIVQATFMPDVTFIGGKTVEQQQLQSIKRLRELAVKQRDASQKQIIALLFELNIKISKRRGGIISAIESVLEDATNELSAECRRAIFLAKEHLNGLFKDVKHYDECMEKSVNTHPECKKLLRLEGVGAMNAINLYIALGCTELGCFSKGKDASACIGLTPIQHSSGGFVKLGSIGKFTKNSRLRSQLICGATAAVQHAMKRQAKTKKDAWIQGLVERRGKKCAAVALANKTVRTAFAMLTQGTEYKAELLAA
- a CDS encoding CBS domain-containing protein: MAISQIMRRNLITLGLDNTLESAKDLFELHNIHHILIKDEATLAGVITDSDLWQNLSPTVGTRNETSQDSFILNKKVHLIMARDLITATEDVTINEAVLLFYDHNISCLPIIDEHKRPIGIITWRDIIKVLALQYRRKHQQL
- a CDS encoding YdiU family protein; amino-acid sequence: MSDITFTLDNQFTRTFAADEVVSNYPRQVQSAYSFVEPKNTKNPQLVAISKHVVKQIGLTEQQVNSAEFLQLFSGNGLLPDMKPFAMCYGGHQFGHWAGQLGDGRAINLAEVMTENYGHKTLQLKGAGPTPYSRTADGLAVLRSSIREFLCSEAMYHLGVETTRALSLSLTGDSVVRDMFYDGHAKAEPGAVVCRVSSSFIRFGSFQLPASRQNISLLTQLVDYVITRDFPHLGAPSPAVYLAWFNEVCDRTCSLVVDWMRVGFVHGVMNTDNMSIIGETIDYGPYGWIDNFDLNWTPNTTDAQGKRYRFGAQGEMAQWNLFQLANAIFPLINDAEPLQKALNNFAKNYQQQWQFMMAAKLGLELSSEQANEDELKLFIALEDVLMAVETDMTIFYRRLADLPNDRSLWLNHLSACFYNQDEISSAYQASLFR